Proteins from one Scleropages formosus chromosome 14, fSclFor1.1, whole genome shotgun sequence genomic window:
- the pdcl3 gene encoding phosducin-like protein 3 codes for MQDPNADTEWNDILRKKGILPPKEAPKEDDETEERVPERRSVVKTYEDMTLEELEENEDEFNEEDEAAIEMYRQKRLAEWRANELKKAFGEVKEISGQDYVQEVNKAGDGIWVVLHLYKPGIPLCTLINQHLSALARKFPQTKFLKSISTTCIPNYPDRNLPTIFVYSEGEMKAQFIGPLVFGGMNLKVEELEWRLAESGAVKTDLEENPKKQIEDKLLSSIRCSLPTRKDSESEDED; via the exons ATGCAG GATCCCAACGCCGACACGGAGTGGAACGACATCCTTCGCAAGAAGGGCATCCTCCCGCCCAAGGAGGCGCCCAAGGAGGATGATGAGACGGAGGAGCGGGTCCCTGAGCGGCGCTCAGTCG TGAAGACCTACGAGGACATGACCCTCGAGGAGCTCGAGGAGAACGAAGACGAGTTCAACGAAGAGGACGAGGCGGCCATCGAGATGTACAG GCAAAAACGGCTCGCGGAGTGGAGGGCCAATGAGCTCAAGAAGGCGTTTGGTGAGGTGAAGGAGATCTCTGGACAGGACTATGTGCAGGAAGTGAACAAAGCTGGAGACGGGATATGGGTGGTGCTGCACCTCTACAAACCGGG aattcccctgtgCACACTGATAAACCAGCACCTCTCGGCACTGGCAAGGAAGTTTCCTCAGACCAAGTTCCTCAAGTCCATCTCCACCACCTGCATCCCCAACTACCCTGACAGGAACCTTCCCACCATCTTCGTGTACTCTGAGGGCGAAATGAAAGCGCAGTTCATTGGGCCGTTGGTCTTCGGGGGCATGAACCTCAAAGTCGAAG AACTGGAGTGGAGGCTGGCAGAGTCCGGAGCCGTGAAGACGGACCTGGAGGAGAACCCCAAGAAACAGATTGAGGACAAGCTCCTGTCGTCCATTCGCTGCTCCCTGCCCACCAGGAAGGACAGCGAATCTGAAGATGAGGACTAG
- the nms gene encoding neuromedin-S: protein MDAMDRTRPGHLSLVLLFYCLTCGSPASTGLPSGLSGCLEDLPLRELSEVRQKMCEMVWRDHNKDETQDVYKRFLFHYSKAQNSLRSMKSESQSVHPLMRLSPKLSQKRKKPVPWRS from the exons ATGGATGCCATGGACAGGACACGTCCCGGTCACCTCAGCCTGGTCCTCCTGTTTTACTGCCTCACGTGCGGGTCACCGGCTAGTACAG GGCTCCCCAGCGGCCTGTCCGGGTGCCTGGAGGATCTCCCCCTGCGAGAG CTGTCGGAGGTGCGGCAGAAGATGTGTGAGATGGTGTGGAGAGATCACAATAAG GATGAGACTCAAGACGTGTACAAGCGG TTCCTGTTCCATTACTCCAAGGCTCAGAACTCGCTGCGGTCCATGAAGAGCGAG TCTCAGTCTGTGCACCCTTTGATGCGCCTGTCCCCTAAACTCTCgcagaagaggaagaaaccCGTCCCTTGG AGGAGCTGA
- the chst10 gene encoding carbohydrate sulfotransferase 10: MRHRWLLIGVCGWVLFFLIFGSRFFSLSRRALDVYVGKPETQSWTPSTTKDVKSHTALEWGKRTPAPGNQPSGGPSPADPSEWQSVVMQRLELLRSFCSNSSLRNLTHTPLSKFILDRIFVCDKHKILFCQTPKVGNTQWKKVLIVLNGAFPTVKEIPENVVHDHEKNGLPRLSSFSASERTHRLSTYFKFFIVRDPFERLISAFKDKFLQNPRFEPWYKHDIAPAIIRKYRKGRSSDGAPGLRFEDFVRYLGDPAHQRLDRQFGDHIIHWVTYVELCAPCDIDYDVVGHHETLEHDAPYVLRAAGIDRLVSYPAIPPGITHYNRTKVERYFLGISKRDVRRLYARFLGDFILFGYERPGFLLD; the protein is encoded by the exons ATGCGCCACCGCTGGCTGCTGATCGGAGTCTGCGGCTGGGTTCTCTTCTTCCTCATATTCGGCAGCAGGTTCTTCAGTCTGAGCCGCCGAGCTCTGGATG TCTACGTGGGCAAGCCTGAGACACAGAGCTGGACACCGTCCACCACGAAGGATGTCAAGTCCCACACAGCTCTGGAGTGGGGGAAAAGGACGCCTGCTCCAGGTAACCAG CCCTCCGGAGGACCGTCCCCAGCAGACCCCAGCGAATGGCAATCAGTGGTGATGCAGCGCTTGGAGCTTCTGCGGAGCTTCTGCTCCAACTCGTCGCTCAGGAACCTCACGCACACCCCGCTCAGCAAGTTCATCCTCGACCGTATCTTCGTGTGCGACAAGCACAAGATCCTCTTCTGCCAGACGCCCAAAGTGGGCAACACGCAGTGGAAGAAGGTCCTCATTGTCCTCAATG GGGCGTTTCCTACTGTGAAGGAGATCCCGGAGAATGTGGTCCATGACCACGAGAAGAACGGCTTGCCTCGGCTTTCTTCCTTCAGCGCCAGTGAAAGAACTCACAG gcTGAGCACGTACTTTAAGTTCTTCATCGTGCGAGACCCCTTCGAGCGGCTTATCTCCGCCTTCAAGGACAAGTTCCTGCAGAACCCGCGCTTCGAACCCTGGTACAAGCACGACATCGCACCCGCCATCATCCGCAAGTACCGTAAGGGCCGCAGCAGCGATGGCGCCCCTGGCCTGCGCTTCGAGGACTTTGTCCGCTACCTGGGTGACCCGGCGCATCAGCGCCTGGACCGCCAGTTTGGCGACCACATCATCCACTGGGTGACATACGTGGAGCTGTGTGCACCCTGCGACATCGACTACGACGTGGTCGGACACCACGAGACCCTGGAGCACGACGCCCCTTATGTGCTGCGGGCAGCCGGCATCGACCGCCTGGTGTCCTATCCCGCCATTCCGCCTGGCATCACCCACTACAACCGCACCAAGGTGGAGCGCTACTTCTTGGGGATCAGCAAGCGGGACGTGCGGCGCCTTTATGCACGCTTCCTGGGGGACTTCATACTCTTTGGCTATGAGCGGCCGGGCTTCCTGCTCGACTAA